In Rothia mucilaginosa, one genomic interval encodes:
- a CDS encoding S-layer homology domain-containing protein — MSSLPNHMRFALPKNMAKSGCALTLAGAMLLPLSPAFAASAATPVATQGVAQGEVQGAQRLQVTSGTFDILKGGNVTVSGSGFSKDFVKGKSFRLYVVPKGESIAFPPHRPRDYPFYVQDVPASAFAADGTVNLTASIGANYLEANGSSFDVVLGYRDDAEDGWIPADEVRTELKVADVPTVDSPTLSYGASSVNASENTKVTVNGAGFDNISYNGSESLIVAVRAVDPATGKATGPALAQSEAKFTSYSAFFGQYMGYTNGRFSTVLDIPAGTLKSGSSYVVQTFEFNVPEDNDEANSQALSTQAFVPVNGENIKKASPSVSLSTDKVDLSSSTTIRVKGKNFSVPAGATVNVLFSAAEADGNPTGEALESITLNADRVATGAFETTVNVDGTKLDADSHYAIFVTVNYADGGSERIAADYLTLTGESANKKARERFADVPAAHANHKAVLWAADQNLIDSREKDWFGVNDDATRGELTVALYRLAGSPKVDLPATSPYPDVKTDDPNYAAYIWARQKGITFGWSDGKFHADAGISNATVAAFLYRFDGKKPVAVTEAPYTDVKVGSAFYREITWAKQQKLQVFPGSEYHPTALVSRGELAGFLMNYKVR; from the coding sequence ATGTCCTCACTTCCCAACCACATGCGCTTTGCGCTACCCAAAAATATGGCCAAGAGCGGCTGCGCCCTCACCCTTGCGGGCGCCATGCTTTTGCCCCTCTCCCCCGCATTTGCGGCCTCTGCTGCTACCCCGGTAGCAACCCAGGGTGTTGCGCAGGGTGAGGTTCAGGGTGCTCAGCGCTTGCAGGTTACCTCCGGCACTTTTGATATTCTCAAGGGCGGCAACGTGACCGTTAGCGGCTCCGGTTTCTCCAAGGACTTCGTTAAGGGCAAGTCGTTCCGCCTGTACGTTGTTCCGAAGGGTGAAAGCATTGCTTTCCCGCCGCACCGTCCGCGTGATTACCCCTTCTATGTTCAGGATGTTCCCGCCTCCGCTTTTGCGGCTGACGGCACCGTGAACCTGACTGCTTCTATCGGCGCTAACTATCTGGAGGCCAATGGCTCGTCCTTCGATGTTGTGCTCGGTTACCGCGATGACGCTGAAGACGGCTGGATTCCCGCGGACGAGGTCCGTACCGAGCTGAAGGTTGCGGATGTTCCCACCGTTGATTCCCCGACCCTGTCGTACGGCGCTTCGTCGGTGAATGCTTCTGAGAACACTAAGGTCACCGTGAACGGTGCCGGTTTCGATAACATTTCGTACAACGGTAGCGAGTCGCTGATTGTTGCGGTTCGTGCGGTTGATCCGGCGACCGGTAAGGCAACCGGCCCCGCGCTGGCTCAGTCGGAGGCTAAGTTCACCTCCTACTCTGCTTTCTTCGGTCAGTACATGGGTTACACCAACGGCCGTTTCTCGACTGTTCTGGACATCCCGGCGGGCACCCTGAAGTCCGGCAGCTCCTATGTTGTGCAGACTTTCGAGTTCAACGTTCCGGAAGATAATGATGAGGCGAACAGCCAGGCGCTGAGCACTCAGGCGTTTGTTCCGGTGAACGGCGAGAACATTAAGAAGGCGTCGCCTTCAGTTTCTTTGAGCACTGACAAGGTGGATCTGAGCTCTTCGACCACTATCCGTGTGAAGGGCAAGAATTTCAGCGTCCCGGCTGGTGCTACCGTGAACGTGCTGTTCTCGGCTGCTGAGGCTGACGGCAACCCGACCGGTGAGGCTCTGGAGAGCATCACCCTGAACGCTGACCGTGTGGCGACCGGCGCGTTTGAGACGACCGTTAACGTTGACGGCACCAAGCTGGATGCTGATAGCCACTACGCTATTTTCGTGACCGTGAACTACGCTGATGGTGGTAGCGAGCGCATCGCGGCTGATTACCTGACTCTGACTGGTGAGTCTGCTAACAAGAAGGCTCGTGAGCGTTTCGCAGACGTTCCGGCTGCTCACGCGAACCACAAGGCTGTTCTGTGGGCTGCTGATCAGAATCTGATTGATTCTCGTGAGAAGGACTGGTTCGGCGTTAATGATGATGCGACCCGCGGTGAGCTGACTGTTGCACTGTACCGTCTGGCTGGTTCCCCGAAGGTTGATCTGCCGGCTACTAGCCCGTACCCGGATGTGAAGACTGACGACCCGAACTACGCTGCGTACATTTGGGCTCGTCAGAAGGGCATTACTTTCGGCTGGTCTGATGGTAAGTTCCACGCGGATGCCGGCATTTCGAATGCTACTGTTGCGGCGTTCCTGTACCGTTTTGACGGTAAGAAGCCGGTTGCTGTAACTGAGGCGCCGTACACCGATGTGAAGGTCGGTTCTGCGTTCTACCGTGAGATTACGTGGGCTAAGCAGCAGAAGCTGCAGGTGTTCCCGGGTTCTGAGTACCACCCGACTGCGCTGGTGAGCCGTGGTGAGCTGGCTGGTTTCTTGATGAACTACAAGGTCCGCTAG
- a CDS encoding S-layer homology domain-containing protein: protein MSQDFKQSSDTAHNSSAPLLAPEDTPEASSQADSKKHRRSRIELAVGAVALAGVLYLPFSPLFSFYDSSEARLSSADTAVPATASATSASTVVSSSSTQGPKILRPSVTAPDANTIFVDASEDSAYYAGIRWAVRTQTMEPVSEDNFGAEDPVTRGELITMFYRLAGSPAVTRPEHSPYADVDESDPNYDAYLWARQERITSGWVDGKFHAEARLSNASAAALLYRADGAQKIQMSGTSPFSDVSSATPFYRQIVWASRHGVSTVSEGNAFEPTAQTSRGRVAMMMYLYFRTS, encoded by the coding sequence ATGTCCCAGGATTTTAAGCAGTCCTCTGATACTGCCCATAATTCTTCTGCACCTCTGCTGGCACCGGAGGACACCCCCGAGGCTTCTTCCCAGGCTGATTCGAAGAAGCATAGGCGCAGCCGCATTGAACTGGCTGTTGGCGCTGTGGCGCTGGCGGGTGTTTTGTATCTGCCTTTCTCCCCTCTTTTCTCTTTCTATGATTCGTCGGAGGCGCGTCTTTCGTCGGCGGATACTGCTGTGCCAGCGACCGCTTCGGCTACTTCTGCTTCTACCGTGGTGTCGAGTTCTTCGACTCAGGGCCCGAAGATTCTGCGTCCGTCCGTGACGGCGCCGGATGCGAACACTATTTTTGTTGATGCTTCCGAGGATTCTGCGTACTATGCGGGTATCCGTTGGGCTGTTCGTACTCAGACGATGGAGCCGGTTTCTGAGGACAATTTTGGTGCTGAGGATCCGGTGACTCGTGGCGAGTTGATCACCATGTTCTATAGGCTGGCGGGTTCGCCGGCGGTGACCCGTCCGGAGCATTCGCCGTATGCGGATGTTGATGAGTCTGACCCGAACTATGATGCGTACCTGTGGGCGCGTCAGGAGCGCATTACTTCCGGTTGGGTTGATGGTAAGTTCCATGCGGAGGCGCGCCTGTCGAATGCTTCTGCTGCGGCTCTTCTGTACCGTGCTGATGGTGCGCAGAAGATTCAGATGTCGGGTACTTCCCCGTTTAGCGATGTGTCGTCTGCGACTCCGTTCTACCGTCAGATTGTGTGGGCGTCTCGCCATGGCGTGTCGACGGTGTCTGAGGGTAATGCTTTTGAGCCGACGGCGCAGACGTCTCGTGGACGTGTTGCGATGATGATGTACCTGTATTTCCGCACTTCGTAG
- a CDS encoding S-layer homology domain-containing protein, which translates to MSSLPNSKSSFLRAAQGCGALVLAGAMVLPMTPALAQDAAPAANAPAANAVTPKPAAQDVAAQPTYSTDYDTIFYTGEGGTVTLKGTGFTKEWREQHGTVVFYIAATKDRPGNAEPSTSMLRFEEGKDFTIADDGTFEAKLTIKAKALESFYTPIDYFPGITLDEVRYETGILTEAKGQPQSSIEDIWARKNVIAHHPMYTRAYHPEVMAPKWKYDALKDTTKDQELLVQGEGFVGEELPGREGAMYVIREKGTGTPVLAMSDMKSYYEGPDGVTRLEGGTLYRTIKIPANTLDSSKQYVIEAWSDYDYDLTKKDRPLITPIVGLAPEHRGVLMGRQDLKFEGVPDFMDATAPAREYKTFTSKLTYQEQQQRATRGELTAALYAQAGSPKVNLPKTSPWPDVKTTDPNFPAYVWARQKGITFGWADGKFHAEASISNATVAAFTYRAAGSPAVSGVSSFTDVNPSSAFYREILWSTQQYVINPDFGSFNATDLVNRGQLEQMLFNFQNRAK; encoded by the coding sequence ATGTCCTCGCTTCCGAACTCTAAGTCTTCGTTCCTCCGTGCGGCGCAGGGTTGCGGCGCACTGGTGCTGGCTGGTGCGATGGTTCTGCCGATGACTCCGGCACTCGCCCAGGATGCGGCACCTGCTGCTAATGCACCGGCGGCAAATGCTGTGACCCCCAAGCCTGCGGCTCAGGATGTTGCCGCGCAGCCGACGTACTCCACCGACTATGACACCATTTTTTACACCGGTGAGGGCGGCACCGTGACCCTGAAGGGTACCGGTTTCACCAAGGAATGGCGTGAGCAGCACGGCACCGTTGTCTTCTACATTGCCGCTACGAAGGATCGCCCCGGTAACGCAGAGCCTTCAACCTCGATGCTTCGCTTTGAAGAGGGTAAGGACTTCACCATTGCCGATGACGGCACTTTTGAGGCAAAGCTGACCATCAAGGCTAAGGCTCTGGAGAGTTTCTACACTCCCATCGATTATTTCCCGGGTATCACCCTGGATGAGGTGCGTTACGAGACGGGTATTTTGACCGAGGCTAAGGGCCAGCCGCAGTCGAGCATTGAGGATATTTGGGCTCGCAAGAACGTTATCGCCCACCACCCGATGTACACCCGCGCCTACCATCCTGAAGTCATGGCACCTAAGTGGAAGTATGATGCTCTGAAGGACACCACGAAGGATCAGGAACTGCTGGTCCAGGGTGAGGGTTTCGTTGGTGAGGAGCTGCCCGGCCGTGAGGGTGCCATGTACGTGATTCGTGAGAAGGGCACCGGCACCCCCGTCCTGGCGATGAGCGATATGAAGTCCTACTATGAAGGTCCCGATGGCGTAACCCGCCTGGAGGGAGGCACTCTTTACCGCACCATCAAGATCCCCGCAAACACCCTGGATTCGTCTAAGCAGTACGTCATTGAGGCGTGGAGCGACTACGACTACGACCTCACCAAGAAGGACAGGCCTCTCATCACCCCGATTGTGGGTTTGGCGCCGGAGCACCGCGGTGTTCTTATGGGCCGTCAGGATCTGAAGTTTGAGGGTGTTCCGGACTTCATGGATGCTACTGCGCCCGCGCGAGAATACAAGACCTTCACCTCGAAGCTCACCTACCAGGAGCAGCAGCAGCGCGCTACTCGCGGCGAGTTGACTGCGGCGCTGTACGCTCAGGCTGGTAGCCCCAAGGTGAACCTCCCTAAGACCTCCCCCTGGCCGGATGTGAAGACCACCGACCCGAACTTCCCCGCCTACGTGTGGGCTCGCCAGAAGGGCATTACTTTCGGCTGGGCTGATGGTAAGTTCCACGCGGAGGCAAGCATCTCGAACGCTACCGTTGCGGCGTTCACCTACCGCGCAGCGGGTTCCCCGGCTGTTTCTGGTGTTTCTTCGTTCACGGATGTTAATCCGAGTTCCGCTTTCTACCGTGAGATTCTGTGGTCCACTCAGCAGTATGTCATTAATCCGGATTTCGGCTCTTTTAATGCGACGGACCTGGTGAATCGTGGTCAATTGGAGCAGATGCTGTTCAACTTCCAGAACCGCGCCAAGTAG
- a CDS encoding S-layer homology domain-containing protein has translation MSSLPSSKSSFRRATQGCCALMLAGAMALPMTPALAQDTAPVTNISAPNAPVADTASPVSQDVTDGPSFTIDYGEGAALYTDEYNEITVRGTGLTKEWREQHGKAVLYIAATKDRPGNTEPSTSVLFFKEGWRFPIADDGTFEATLTIKYGDLATFYDPIRYDAPNFRWEEVRYEIGILTVGEDQPWPTIEDIWARKNVAIHQPIYARRHPEIIWTHWRYDALKDTAKDQEVMIEGEGFSAYELPGREGVMYTIREKGTGTPVLLMSEMERYYERSNGVMALWGNAVYRTIKIPANTLDPSKQYVLEAWSDYGYVSQTDKTLITPMVGYAPEHRGVLMGRQDLKFEGLKEFTNVSLPKPKYKHLFSKLSDEEQQQRATRGELAAALYLQAGAPKVNLPAVSPWPDVKTDDPNYAAYIWVREKGISFGWSDGKFHADAGISRATVAAFTYRAAGSPAVSGVSSFTDVNPSSAFYREILWSAQHGVINPQRGIFEATTMVNRGELEQMMFIFQNRTDYGGLVLV, from the coding sequence ATGTCCTCACTTCCGAGTTCTAAGTCTTCATTCCGCCGTGCAACGCAGGGTTGTTGCGCGCTCATGTTGGCTGGCGCGATGGCTCTGCCGATGACTCCGGCGCTGGCTCAGGATACAGCGCCGGTCACTAACATTTCTGCCCCTAACGCACCGGTTGCCGATACCGCCTCCCCGGTTTCTCAGGACGTCACGGATGGCCCGTCTTTCACCATTGATTATGGGGAGGGTGCGGCTTTGTACACCGATGAGTACAACGAAATTACGGTGAGGGGCACCGGCCTCACCAAGGAATGGCGTGAGCAGCACGGCAAGGCAGTCCTTTACATTGCCGCCACAAAAGATCGTCCCGGCAACACTGAGCCTTCAACGTCGGTGCTTTTCTTTAAAGAAGGTTGGCGTTTCCCTATTGCCGATGACGGCACTTTTGAGGCCACCCTGACTATCAAATATGGCGACTTGGCTACTTTCTACGACCCCATCCGTTATGATGCCCCGAATTTCCGCTGGGAAGAGGTGCGTTATGAGATTGGCATCCTTACCGTGGGCGAGGATCAGCCGTGGCCGACCATTGAGGATATTTGGGCTCGTAAGAATGTAGCTATCCACCAGCCGATATATGCCCGTCGCCATCCTGAAATTATCTGGACCCATTGGAGGTACGATGCCCTGAAGGACACCGCGAAAGATCAGGAGGTGATGATTGAGGGTGAGGGTTTCAGCGCGTATGAGCTCCCCGGTCGTGAGGGTGTCATGTACACGATTCGAGAGAAGGGCACCGGCACCCCCGTCCTGCTCATGAGCGAGATGGAGCGCTACTACGAACGTAGCAATGGCGTAATGGCGCTGTGGGGAAACGCTGTTTACCGCACCATCAAAATTCCCGCGAACACTCTGGATCCGTCTAAGCAGTACGTCCTTGAAGCGTGGAGTGACTACGGCTATGTCAGCCAGACGGATAAGACTCTGATTACACCGATGGTGGGATACGCGCCGGAGCACCGCGGTGTCCTTATGGGCCGTCAGGACCTGAAGTTTGAAGGTCTTAAGGAATTCACGAATGTATCTTTACCCAAGCCCAAGTATAAGCACCTCTTCTCAAAGCTTAGCGATGAGGAACAGCAGCAGCGCGCTACTCGCGGTGAGCTAGCTGCAGCACTGTACCTTCAAGCTGGCGCCCCCAAGGTGAACCTCCCGGCAGTCTCCCCGTGGCCGGATGTAAAGACAGACGACCCGAACTACGCTGCGTACATTTGGGTTCGTGAGAAGGGCATCAGCTTCGGCTGGTCTGATGGTAAGTTCCATGCGGATGCAGGTATTTCACGCGCTACTGTTGCGGCGTTCACCTACCGTGCAGCAGGTTCCCCAGCTGTTTCCGGTGTTTCTTCGTTTACGGATGTGAATCCGAGTTCCGCCTTCTACCGTGAGATTTTGTGGTCTGCTCAGCATGGTGTCATTAACCCGCAGAGGGGTATTTTTGAGGCGACCACGATGGTAAATCGTGGTGAGCTGGAGCAGATGATGTTCATTTTTCAGAACCGCACTGACTATGGTGGGCTGGTTCTAGTCTGA
- a CDS encoding S-layer homology domain-containing protein encodes MSSLPNSKSSFLHAARNCSALVLASAMVLPMTPALAQDATPAANVPVANAPTANTPAPATQDVADEPSFTVVYEDYYYQDGRDVFKQEGDGLYTGEDSKITVLGTGFTKEWRKQHGKVVIYIAPEENVPYNAHQVTDTLLRFEEGKDFTIDDDGTFVAPLNVEANTLPSYYTLTEYFPDMTLDKVRYEVGILAEPEGQPQSTVQDIWARKNVVTHHGLSTNDYHFDTFAPKLKYDALKDTTKDQELLIQGQGFVGTDIPGVEGMMYVIREKGTGSPVLVMSEMKRYVHGDDEYETGLEGGFAFVNLKIPANTLDPSKQYVIEAWSDYGYPSKTDKTLITPMVGFAPEHRGVLLAHQDLKFEGVQRFTNAYVPVEERMYFSTSLNDEERNQPATRGELVSALYEMKGSPKVDLPEVSPWPDVKTDDPNYAAYIWAREKGVTFGGPDGKFHAEDGLTNATVAAMIYRASGSPEVSGVSSFPDVTPDSAFYREILWATQQNVITPETGMFEPNHAVTRIELEWMLFYYRHRVLNPITTGLYRIAN; translated from the coding sequence ATGTCCTCGCTTCCGAACTCTAAGTCTTCATTCTTACACGCGGCCCGCAACTGTAGCGCGCTCGTACTGGCGAGCGCGATGGTCCTGCCGATGACCCCGGCGCTGGCCCAGGATGCAACCCCCGCCGCAAACGTGCCCGTTGCTAATGCGCCGACTGCCAATACCCCCGCCCCTGCAACTCAGGATGTCGCGGATGAGCCGTCTTTCACCGTTGTCTATGAGGATTACTACTACCAGGACGGCCGTGACGTCTTCAAGCAAGAGGGCGACGGCCTGTACACCGGTGAGGACAGTAAAATTACGGTTCTGGGCACCGGCTTCACCAAGGAGTGGCGCAAGCAGCACGGCAAGGTAGTCATCTACATCGCACCCGAGGAGAACGTCCCCTACAACGCCCATCAGGTGACCGATACCCTCTTGCGGTTTGAAGAGGGCAAGGACTTCACCATTGACGATGACGGCACCTTTGTCGCCCCTCTGAATGTTGAGGCTAATACTTTGCCGAGTTACTACACCCTCACGGAGTATTTCCCGGATATGACTCTGGACAAGGTGCGTTACGAGGTTGGCATCCTTGCCGAGCCCGAGGGCCAGCCGCAGTCAACCGTTCAGGATATCTGGGCTCGCAAGAACGTTGTGACGCATCACGGTCTGAGCACCAATGATTATCACTTCGACACCTTCGCACCTAAGTTGAAATACGACGCTTTGAAGGACACCACGAAGGATCAGGAGCTGCTGATTCAGGGTCAGGGCTTCGTAGGGACTGACATCCCCGGCGTTGAGGGCATGATGTACGTCATTCGCGAGAAGGGCACGGGTTCCCCCGTCCTGGTTATGAGCGAGATGAAGCGTTACGTCCACGGTGATGATGAATACGAGACGGGCCTGGAGGGAGGCTTCGCTTTCGTCAATCTCAAGATTCCCGCGAACACGCTGGATCCGTCCAAGCAGTACGTCATTGAGGCGTGGAGCGACTACGGTTACCCCAGCAAGACGGATAAGACTCTCATCACCCCGATGGTGGGTTTTGCCCCGGAGCACCGCGGAGTTCTTTTGGCGCACCAGGATTTGAAGTTTGAGGGTGTCCAGCGGTTCACGAATGCTTACGTACCCGTAGAGGAACGTATGTACTTTTCGACATCGCTGAACGACGAGGAACGGAATCAGCCCGCCACCCGCGGTGAGCTGGTTTCCGCCCTTTATGAGATGAAGGGCAGCCCCAAGGTGGACCTTCCTGAAGTCTCCCCGTGGCCGGATGTGAAGACGGACGATCCGAACTACGCCGCCTACATTTGGGCTCGTGAAAAGGGTGTTACCTTCGGCGGACCTGACGGAAAGTTTCACGCGGAGGACGGTCTCACGAATGCAACCGTTGCCGCAATGATTTACCGTGCGTCTGGTTCACCGGAAGTATCAGGTGTTTCGTCCTTCCCGGATGTTACGCCGGATTCCGCGTTCTACCGTGAGATTCTGTGGGCTACCCAGCAGAATGTTATTACTCCCGAGACCGGCATGTTTGAACCGAATCATGCTGTGACCCGCATTGAGTTGGAGTGGATGTTGTTTTATTACCGGCATCGTGTGCTGAACCCTATCACTACCGGCCTGTATCGCATTGCTAACTAA